In Epinephelus moara isolate mb chromosome 9, YSFRI_EMoa_1.0, whole genome shotgun sequence, a genomic segment contains:
- the LOC126395114 gene encoding zinc finger protein OZF-like isoform X3, with amino-acid sequence MYSVQYLRLFISERLTAAAEEIFGVIEKTIVEYEEEIDRQRRLLDIAWKPEIKLLRIVPPELPQQHVCKEKEAVADQQLCIEERNSSVDQEEPEPPQIKEEEEELCSSQEGEQLEVKQETDDFMLIPPYEESDHSEDESLNVSISESQNVVEENFINYIVIKNSVVPEADSDHQLLSHNSHEAESQHQEGDEHGDSGSSYNVSNPFISTIQCNTHTGKTSLKCDTCGKTFKYRSDLKRHLITHTGERPYSCNTCGKKFIQPSLLKNHIRIHTGEKPFICKTCGKEFGYSSHLKVHMRTHTGEKPYSCKTCGKDFRLLSNLNVHLRIHTGVKPFSCNTCGKDFGRKSHLIGHMRIHTGETPFTCKICGRAFKLSSGLIGHMRTHTGEKPYSCNTCGKTFCRSSVLNMHLNIHTGAKPYCCSTCGKDYRRKCDMVVHMKRAHAGEKSDHCKTCGKSCFDGSTTANHIALQSGE; translated from the exons ATGTATTCAGTTCAGTATTTGAGACTGTTTATCAGCGAGagactaactgctgctgctgaagaaatattCGGAGTTATAGAGAAAACTATCGTCGAGTACGAAGAAGAGATCGACCGTCAGCGCAGACTGTTGGATATAGCTTGGAAACCTGAAATAAAATTACTCAGAATAG TTCCTCCAGAGCTCCCACAGCAACATGTCTGTAAGGAGAAGGAG GCTGTCGCTgaccagcagctctgtattGAGGAGAGGAActccagtgtggaccaagaggagccagagcctccacagattaaagaggaagaggaggaactgtgcagcagtcaggagggagagcagcttgaaGTGAAGCAGGAAACTGATGACTTTATGTTGATTCCTCCTTATGAAGAAAGTGACCACAGTGAAGACGAGTCTCTCAACGTTAGTATCAGTGAATCTCAAAATGTGGTGGAGGAAAACTTTATAAactacattgttattaaaaacTCTGTGGTCCCAGAAGCAGACAGTGATCACCAGCTCCTCTCTCACAACTCTCATGAAGCTGAGAGCCAACATCAGGAAGGAGACGAGCACGGTGACTCAGGATCATCTTACAATGTATCTAACCCTTTTATATCAACAATTCAGTGTAATACTCACACAGGTAAAACGTCTTTAAAGTGTGACACTTGTGGGAAAACTTTTAAGTATAGGTCAGATTTAAAGAGACACCTGATaacccacacaggtgagaggCCATATTCTTGCAACACCTGTGGGAAAAAATTCATTCAGCCATCATTATTGAAGAATCATATAAGAATACACACAGGGGAGAAGCCATTTATTTGCAAGACATGTGGGAAAGAATTCGGATATAGCAGTCACTTGAAAGTCcacatgagaactcacacaggagagaagccatATTCTTGCAAAACATGCGGAAAAGATTTCAGACTTCTTAGTAATttgaatgtccacttgaggATCCACACAGGTGTGAAGCCGTTTTCTTGCAACACCTGTGGAAAAGATTTCGGACGCAAAAGTCACTTGATAGGCCACATGAGAATTCACACGGGAGAGACGCCGTTTACGTGCAAAATATGTGGGAGAGCTTTCAAACTTAGTTCAGGCTTGATAGGCCACATGAgaacccacacaggtgagaagccgtattcTTGCAACACCTGCGGGAAGACGTTCTGTCGGTCATCAGTATTGAATATGCATTTAAATATCCATACAGGTGCGAAGCCGTATTGTTGCAGCACCTGTGGAAAAGATTACAGGCGTAAGTGTGACATGGTAGTCCACATGAAAAGAGCCCACGCTGGTGAGAAGTCGGACCATTGCAAGACCTGTGGGAAAAGCTGCTTTGATGGGTCTACTACGGCAAACCATATAGCATTGCAGTCAGGCGAGTAG
- the LOC126395113 gene encoding zinc finger protein 260-like, with protein sequence MSSAQYLREFISRRLTAAAEEIFGAFQKTIVDYEEEIDRQRKQLDEAWKPEVTLLRIVPPELPQQHVCQQEQEEEVVTDQQPGIQERSSSVDREEPEPPQMKEEEEELCSSQEGEQFELKQETDDFMLSLSDEEGDVKEDQTLNFNHNDTVSAAEEESSVKMQVVTSVVPEPNTHNDTVSAAEEESSVKMQVATSVVPEPNNHNDTESAAEEEPSVKMPVISAVVPESNSGHQLLSHNSHEKKSQDQEGGKHGNLGSTRKAKPKQQNQHRECHTRTRKKSFKCDTCGEAFKNESDLQIHVRIHTGEKPHTCDHCGMTFTQKASLNGHLRVHSSERPSSCKTCGKEFRCKSYLSDHMRIHTGEKPYSCNTCGKRFNHATSLRFHMRTHTGEKPYSCKTCGKEFRCSSHLTDHIRTHTGKRPYCCNTCGKDFRRSIDLTTHLRIHTGEKPFACKTCGKAFGRRFNLIVHMRVHTGNRPYCCSVCGKDFVHNRNLSAHMRRDHSGEKPDL encoded by the exons ATGTCTTCAGCTCAGTATTTGAGAGAGTTTATCAGCAGGAGACTAACTGCTGCAGCTGAAGAAATATTCGGAGCTTTTCAAAAAACTATTGTCGACTACGAAGAAGAGATCGACCGTCAGCGCAAACAGTTGGATGAGGCTTGGAAACCGGAAGTAACGTTACTCAGGATAG TCCCTCCAGAGCTCCCACAGCAACATGTCTgtcagcaggagcaggaggaggaggttgtcaCTGACCAGCAGCCTGGCATTCAGGAGaggagctccagtgtggaccgagaggagccagagcctccacagatgaaagaggaagaggaggaactgtgcagcagtcaggagggagagcagttCGAGCTGAAGCAGGAGACTGATGACTTTATGTTGAGTCTTTCTGATGAGGAAGGAGATGTCAAAGAAGATCAGACTCTGAACTTCAACCATAATGACACTGTAAGTGCAGCAGAGGAAGAGTCTTCAGTGAAAATGCAGGTTGTAACCTCTGTGGTACCAGAACCAAACACTCATAATGACACTGTAAGTGCAGCAGAGGAAGAGTCTTCAGTGAAAATGCAGGTTGCAACCTCTGTGGTACCAGAACCAAACAATCATAATGACACTGAAAGTGCAGCAGAAGAAGAGCCTTCAGTAAAAATGCCGGTTATAAGCGCTGTGGTCCCAGAATCAAACAGTGGCCACCAGCTCCTGTCTCACAACTCTCATGAAAAAAAGAGCCAAGATCAGGAAGGAGGCAAGCATGGGAACTTAGGATCAACTAGAAAGGCAAAGCCAAAACAACAGAATCAACACCGCGAATGTCATACACGCACACGTAAAAAGTCTTTTAAATGTGACACATGTGGGGAAGCTTTCAAGAATGAGTCAGATTTGCAGATACACgtgagaatccacacaggtgaaaAGCCACATACTTGCGACCACTGTGGGATGACATTCACTCAGAAGGCCTCATTGAATGGTCATTTAAGGGTCCATTCAAGTGAGAGGCCAAGttcttgcaaaacatgtgggaaagAATTCAGATGTAAAAGTTACTTGTCAGAccacatgagaatccacacaggagagaagccatATTCTTGCAACACCTGTGGGAAACGATTCAACCATGCAACGTCATTAAGATTTCACATGAGAACCCACACAGGCGAGAAGCCATAttcttgcaaaacatgtgggaaagAGTTCAGATGTAGCAGCCACTTGACAGACCACATAAGAACCCACACAGGGAAGAGGCCGTATTGTTGCAACACCTGTGGAAAAGATTTCAGACGTAGTATAGACTTGACAACCCACTTGAggattcacacaggagagaagccgtTCGCgtgcaaaacatgtgggaaagCTTTCGGTCGACGCTTTAACTTGATAGTCCACATGAGAGTTCACACAGGTAATAGGCCATATTGTTGCAGCGTCTGTGGGAAAGATTTTGTACATAATAGGAACTTGTCAGCCCACATGAGAAGAGACCACAGTGGTGAGAAGCCGGACCTTTGA